The following are encoded in a window of Panicum virgatum strain AP13 chromosome 5N, P.virgatum_v5, whole genome shotgun sequence genomic DNA:
- the LOC120675817 gene encoding extensin-2-like: MKMSMRDQPKGHLWLVFTMLFVTFAIHGEGASSFTPPSLSTSPTYAPVIKAIGKVYCYRCFNEAHPEESHGKKHLEGAMVKVTCQANDQAIVAFGYTKSNGKYSVILKGLSISNNYGADSCKAELHGAPGGSDCNVPIELNVSGLSVYSKSSDEVVLQANQIMAFASKKTSECSKPHMTPPGHPYNFPPLPYQYPSPPASHKSQPLPYQYSPPPSNQFPPPAYQYPSPPLNNYASPPPYQQSMPPNSYQSLPPLQGVKSPVPSHKYLPPPYYYNSPPPQYQYNNVPPPLAYQYPPPPYIHKSPLLPSSPATPYYYNSPPPHQYSPPPYSYQVSPPPAQYSPQLRPNTPDHLHPKVPHAKSPPVTSASPQPLYQHNSPPPPIGALSSPPLHSIQFPPPADQLS; the protein is encoded by the exons ATGAAAATGAGCATGAGAGACCAGCCAAAGGGTCACCTATGGCTGGTCTTCACTATGTTGTTTGTCACTTTTGCAATCCACGGTGAGGGAGCGAGCAGCTTTACCCCGCCTTCTCTTTCCACATCACCCACATATGCTCCTGTTATTAAGGCGATAGGAAAGGTGTACTGCTATAGATGCTTCAATGAGGCACACCCAGAAGAATCCCATGGCAAGAAGCACCTGGAAG GAGCCATGGTCAAGGTCACTTGCCAGGCCAATGACCAAGCAATCGTGGCATTTGGCTACACCAAAAGCAATGGTAAATACAGTGTGATCCTTAAGGGCTTGTCAATTAGCAACAACTATGGGGCTGACTCGTGTAAGGCTGAGCTCCATGGAGCACCAGGAGGATCAGACTGCAATGTGCCAATTGAGTTAAATGTGTCTGGGCTCAGTGTTTACTCCAAGTCAAGCGATGAGGTGGTTCTCCAAGCGAACCAGATAATGGCATTTGCATCAAAGAAGACCTCCGAATGTTCAAAACCTCACATGACACCACCGGGACATCCCTACAATTTCCCGCCTCTCCCTTACCAGTACCCCTCGCCTCCGGCTAGCCACAAGTCCCAACCATTGCCTTATCAATATTCACCACCTCCTTCTAACCAGTTTCCTCCTCCAGCTTACCAGTACCCATCACCTCCACTAAACAACTATGCTTCACCGCCACCTTACCAACAGTCCATGCCTCCAAACAGCTACCAATCTCTACCACCTCTACAAGGCGTCAAATCTCCAGTACCATCCCACAAGTATTTACCACCTCCATACTACTACAACTCTCCACCACCACAATACCAGTACAACAATGTACCCCCACCGCTAGCTTACCAGTATCCCCCACCCCCATACATCCACAAGTCACCACTTCTACCATCATCACCGGCAACTCCGTACTACTATAACTCTCCACCTCCACACCAGTATTCACCACCTCCATATAGCTATCAAGTTTCACCACCACCAGCCCAGTATTCCCCACAATTACGTCCAAATACTCCAGACCATCTACACCCAAAAGTCCCTCATGCAAAGTCTCCGCCAGTAACTTCAGCATCTCCACAGCCTCTTTACCAGCACAACTCTCCACCACCTCCAATTGGAGCCCTGTCATCGCCACCTCTGCACTCCATTCAATTCCCACCGCCGGCAGATCAGCTATCTTAA
- the LOC120675816 gene encoding AP2-like ethylene-responsive transcription factor BBM1 encodes MATVNNWLAFSLSQQDLPPSQTDSTLISAAATDEVSGDVCFNIPQDWSMRGSELSALVAEPKLEDFLGGINFSEQHHKANLNVIPSSSSTCYASSGASTGYHQLYHHPSSALHFADSVMVASSAGVHDGGAMLSAATAHGGAGAAGANGGSIGLSMIKNWLRSQPAPPPQPRVAVPEGAQAVQGLSLSMNMAGTQGAGMPFLAGDRGRAPESVSTSAQGGAVAARKEDSGGSGGAGALVVAVSTDTGGSGSGGASAETAARKTVDTFGQRTSIYRGVTRHRWTGRYEAHLWDNSCRREGQTRKGRQVYLGGYDKEEKAARAYDLAALKYWGPTTTTNFPVSNYEKELEEMKHMTRQEFVASLRRKSSGFSRGASIYRGVTRHHQHGRWQARIGRVAGNKDLYLGTFSTQEEAAEAYDIAAIKFRGLNAVTNFDMSRYDVKSILDSSALPIGSAAKRLKEAEAAASAQHHAGVVSYDVGRIASQLGDGGALAAYGAHYHAAAAAAWPTIAFQPGAAAGGLYHPYAQPLRGWCKQEQDHAVIAAAHSLQELNHLNLGAGAHDFFSAGQAAMHGLGSIDNSSLEHSTGSNSVVYNGVGDSNGGGGYMMPMNAAAATTTAMVNHEQVHARAHGDHDEASKQVMGYESYLVNAEAAYGGGRMPSWTTASASPVAAAAASSNDNMAGVGHGGAQLFSVWNDT; translated from the exons ATGGCTACTGTGAACAACTGGCTGGctttctccctctcccagcAGGATCTGCCACCATCCCAGACGGACTCCACCctcatctccgccgccgccaccgacgagGTCTCCGGCGACGTCTGCTTCAACATCCCCCAAG ATTGGAGCATGAGGGGATCGGAGCTTTCAGCGCTCGTCGCCGAGCCGAAGCTGGAGGACTTCCTCGGCGGCATCAACTTCTCGGAGCAGCATCACAAGGCCAACCTCAACGTGATCCCCAGCAGTAGCAGCACTTGCTACGCGAGCTCAGGTGCTAGCACCGGCTACCACCAGCTGTACCACCACCCCAGCTCCGCGCTCCATTTCGCTGACTCCGTCATGGTGGCCTCTTCCGCCGGCGTCCATGATGGCGGTGCAATGCTCAGCGCGGCCACCGCCCATGGTGGAGCTGGCGCTGCCGGTGCCAATGGCGGCAGCATCGGTCTGTCCATGATCAAGAATTGGCTGCGGAGCCaaccagctccgccgccgcagcccagaGTGGCGGTGCCCGAGGGAGCGCAGGCGGTGCAGGGCCTCTCTTTGTCCATGAACATGGCGGGGACGCAAGGCGCTGGCATGCCGTTTCTCGCCGGAGATCGAGGCCGGGCGCCCGAGAGCGTATCCACGTCGGCGCAGGGTGGAGCCGTCGCCGCTCGGAAGGAGGAcagcggtggcagcggcggtgccGGCGCCCTAGTAGTAGCAGTGAGCACGGACACGGGTggcagtggcagcggcggcgcgtctgctgagacggcggcgaggaagacgGTGGACACGTTCGGCCAGCGCACGTCGATTTACCGCGGCGTGACCAG GCATAGATGGACGGGGAGGTACGAGGCTCATCTGTGGGACAACAGTTGCAGAAGGGAAGGACAAACTCGCAAGGGTCGTCAAG TCTATCTAG GTGGTTATGACAAAGAGGAGAAAGCTGCTAGGGCTTATGATTTGGCTGCTCTTAAGTATTGGGGTCCCACGACGACAACAAACTTTCCA GTGAGTAACTACGAAAAGGAGTTGGAGGAAATGAAGCACATGACAAGGCAGGAGTTTGTTGCGTCTCTGAGAAG GAAGAGCAGTGGCTTCTCCAGAGGTGCATCCATTTACAGAGGAGTAACTAG GCATCATCAACATGGGAGATGGCAAGCACGGATTGGACGAGTTGCAGGGAACAAGGATCTCTATTTGGGCACCTTCA GCACGCAGGAAGAGGCAGCGGAGGCATACGACATCGCGGCGATCAAGTTCCGCGGCCTTAACGCCGTCACCAACTTCGACATGAGCCGCTACGACGTGAAGAGCATCCTGGACAGCAGCGCGCTCCCCATCGGCAGCGCCGCCAAGCGCCTCAAggaggccgaggccgccgcgtCCGCGCAGCACCATGCTGGCGTGGTGAGCTACGACGTCGGCCGCATCGCCTCGcagctcggcgacggcggcgccctggCGGCCTACGGCGCGCACtaccacgccgccgcggccgctgcctGGCCGACCATCGCGTTTcagccgggcgccgccgccggtggcctgTACCACCCGTACGCGCAGCCGCTGCGCGGGTGGTGCAAGCAGGAGCAGGACCACGCGGTGATCGCGGCCGCGCACAGCCTGCAGGAGCTCAACCACCTGAACCTGGGAGCCGGCGCGCACGACTTCTTCTCGGCGGGGCAGGCGGCGATGCACGGCCTCGGCAGCATCGACAACTCCTCGCTCGAGCATAGCACCGGCTCCAACTCCGTCGTGTACAATGGGGTAGGAGACAgcaacggcggtggcggctacATGATGCCGATGAATGCTGCCGCGGCGACCACCACGGCAATGGTGAACCATGAGCAGGTGCATGCACGGGCACATGGGGACCACGACGAAGCCAGCAAACAGGTGATGGGGTATGAGAGCTACCTGGTCAACGCAGAGGCGGCCTACGGTGGCGGGAGGATGCCTTCCTGGACGACGGCCTCCGCTTCACCGGTAGCGGCAGCGGCTGCAAGCAGCAACGACAACATGGCCGGCGTTGGCCATGGCGGTGCGCAGCTCTTCAGTGTCTGGAATGACACTTAA
- the LOC120675089 gene encoding uncharacterized protein LOC120675089, producing MPYDDHARALKLLHALDLDVWGTKVEAIVESTNYETLTTDELFSKLKSKEIDIQFRKKLNNPTAGSSSNIPMALVSGSTNTNANLSSTPSFALSSLCHIADDELEVFDDDQLVLLTNKFKRVYENRRNRRRSEGCFNCGERGHFIADCPSKVKAPEHGNSYRRQEQSRDRKNKSDRRGRKKGQQKFTDKQIKKAAHVLFSSLGSFDSDASYNSSDSESEDEKPKKTNDGGLCFLADIKGGMCTMALNEGDAYDCSNDSSDNEVQNSAEEEIEELTKLVDKQNKILARLKADHDRISAELKTLKDATPAAVECEECSIHMVSISELQSKHAVLVDKFDCAKIELEELRSRSVLLGACATCPILQTELNVAKCHIVQLEKHTCPVLPECLTCPTFVAEISILKKDNAALEEENTHLRTILGWCSVREPQIGMTIAQIKRGEHFGVGYDLKRTFGKKNADGENNGPTPSEKSPPVSPEGFVVEPPKYVPKKQDGGEENIWIMDSGCSRHMTGDDRWFSSLTPASGNLDKFESRSSDGLFLGYALQGRAYRVLNLDTNRIEETCEVTFDETMPCFSSAFECAGDDEIGQNIFEDEVDGLDDDDDATEDPAVLELQLRGRQLLLEQHLDIFSVAIHLNK from the exons ATGCCGTATGATGATCATGCAAGGGCTCTCAAATTGTTGCATGCACTCGACTTGGATGTTTGGGGTACAAAAGTGGAAGCGATTGTTGAGTCTACTAATTATGAGACTCTTACAACTGATGAGCTTTTCAGTAAGCTTAAATCCAAAGAGATCGACATCCAATTTCGAAAAAAGCTTAACAATCCCACAGCTGGTTCTTCTTCAAATATTCCAATGGCTTTGGTTTCTGGGAGTACTAACACTAATGCTAATCTTTCATCTACTCCTAGTTTTGCTTTGTCCTCCTTGTGTCATATTGCAGATGATGAGTTGGAGGTATTTGATGATGATCAGCTTGTTTTGCTCACCAACAAGTTCAAGCGGGTATATGAAAACAGGCGAAATAGAAGGCGTTCAGAAGGATGCTTCAACTGTGGTGAGCGTGGACACTTCATTGCTGATtgtccaagcaaggtgaaggcacCGGAGCATGGCAACAGCTACAGGCGCCAGGAACAATCAAGGGACAGGAAGAACAAGAGTGATAGGCGTGGGAGAAAGAAGGGACAACAGAAGTTTActgacaagcaaatcaagaaggcTGCACATGTTCTCTTCTCTTCGCTGGGTAGCTTTGATTCAGATGCCTCCTACAACTCTAGTGATTCAGAGTCCGAAGATGAGAAGCCCAAAAAGACCAATGATGGAGGACTCTGTTTTCTTGCTGACATCAAGGGAGGCATGTGCACTATGGCTTTAAATGAGGGTGATGCATATGACTGCAGCAACGACTCTTCTGATAATGAGGTACAAAATTCTGCTGAAGAAGAAATTGAAGAGTTGACTAAACTTGttgataaacaaaataaaattctaGCAAGACTTAAGGCTGATCATGATAGAATATCTGCTGAATTAAAAACACTAAAAgatgctacacctgctgctgtaGAATGTGAGGAATGTTCTATTCATATGGTTTCTATTTCTGAATTGCAATCTAAGCATGCTGTtttagttgataaatttgattgtGCTAAGATTGAATTGGAAGAACTTCGCTCTCGTTCTGTTTTACTTGGTGCTTGTGCTACTTGTCCAATTTTGCAAACTGAGTTGAATGTTGCTAAATGCCATATTGTTCAGTTGGAGAAACACACTTGTCCTGTTTTACCTGAGTGTTTGACTTGTCCTACTTTTGTTGCTGAAATTTCCATCTTAAAGAAGGACAATGCTGCTTTAGAAGAAGAAAACACTCATTTGAGAACAATCCTTGGTTGGTGTTCTGTGCGTGAGCCCCAGATTGGTATGACTATTGCACAAATTAAAAGGGGTGAACATTTTGGTGTTGGTTATGATTTGAAGCGTACTTTTGGTAAAAAGAATGCAGATGGTGAGAACAATGGGCCTACTCCCAGTGAGAAGAGTCCACCGGTCTCACCTGAAGGTTTTGTGGTAGAACCTCCCAAGTATGTTCCTAAAAAGCAG GATGGAGGCGAGGAGAACATATGGATAATGGACTCTGGTTGTTCGCGTCACATGACCGGAGATGatagatggttctccagcctcacccccgcGAGCG GAAATTTGGACAAATTTGAATCACGTTCTTCTGATGGGTTGTTCTTGGGGTATGCTTTGCAAGGGCGAGCTTACCGGGTTCTTAATCTTGATACTAATCGCATCGAGGAGACATGTGAGGTCACCTTCGACGAGACGATGCCTTGTTTCTCTTCTGCTTTtgagtgtgcaggtgatgatgagATTGGACAAAACATTTTTGAAGATGAGGTTGATGGActtgacgatgatgatgatgcaacaGAGGATCCAGCTGTGCTCGAG CTACAATTGAGGGGGAGGCAACTTCTGTTAGAACAGCACCTCGACatattcagcgtcgccatccacctcaacaaatga
- the LOC120672669 gene encoding uncharacterized protein LOC120672669 isoform X2, with the protein MDAGVLSNVRWATACAALLNAAAASAGAAVAAVALRRCGGGGALGPAAAVASAASAARLLASAVAGFAQGAAASAIAAGAIGAHVDSERDLRQLSRLRYKRWLWWTRFGMVITMLQFVLTIYLMCIIIKDILAGGFLKQCFSGQNQGNNDWKRILLIIFLVSMWVAIIVQCATGSDVLRWRSFYASHDIAWRAHYREVFDHGIREVLCCLGRVKYSSVLEDDDICVVAKLLGDLMAYRASGTGHLELIAGLSLLQKSKLSTVISK; encoded by the exons ATGGACGCCGGCGTGCTGTCCAACGTCCGGTGGGCCACAGCCTGCGCGGCGCTgctcaacgccgccgccgcctccgcgggcgccgccgtcgcggccgtcgcgctccgccgctgcggcgggggtggcgccctcggtccggccgccgccgtggcctccgcggcgtcggcggcgaggctccTGGCTTCTGCGGTGGCGGGGTTCgcgcagggcgccgccgcctcagctATTGCCGCCGGTGCCATCGGGGCCCATGTCGACAGCGAGCGCGACCTCCGCCAACTCTCCAGG CTACGGTACAAGAGATGGCTTTGGTGGACACGATttggaatggtcatcacaatgCTGCAATTTGTGTTGACAATTTATTTGATGTGTATCATCATAAAAGACATCTTAGCTGGAGGCTTTTTAAAACAGTGCTTTTCAG GACAAAATCAGGGAAACAATGACTGGAAGCGTATCTTgttaataatttttcttgtcagtATGTGGGTGGCAATTATAGTTCAGTGCGCTACTGGTTCTGATGTACTAAGGTGGAGATCATTTTATGCATCCCATGATATTGCGTGGAGGGCACACTACCGAGAGGTGTTTGATCATGGAATCCGTGAAGTTTTGTGCTGTCTAGGGCGGGTTAAGTATTC GAGTGTGTTGGAAGATGATGATATATGTGTCGTGGCGAAGTTATTGGGTGACCTTATGGCTTATCGTGCATCTGGAACTGGTCATCTTGAGCTCATAGCAG GGCTTTCACTTCTGCAGAAATCTAAGCTCTCCACAGTTATTTCGAAATAA
- the LOC120672669 gene encoding uncharacterized protein LOC120672669 isoform X1, with the protein MDAGVLSNVRWATACAALLNAAAASAGAAVAAVALRRCGGGGALGPAAAVASAASAARLLASAVAGFAQGAAASAIAAGAIGAHVDSERDLRQLSRLRYKRWLWWTRFGMVITMLQFVLTIYLMCIIIKDILAGGFLKQCFSGQNQGNNDWKRILLIIFLVSMWVAIIVQCATGSDVLRWRSFYASHDIAWRAHYREVFDHGIREVLCCLGRVKYSSVLEDDDICVVAKLLGDLMAYRASGTGHLELIAESSVSQMIFLQGFHFCRNLSSPQLFRNN; encoded by the exons ATGGACGCCGGCGTGCTGTCCAACGTCCGGTGGGCCACAGCCTGCGCGGCGCTgctcaacgccgccgccgcctccgcgggcgccgccgtcgcggccgtcgcgctccgccgctgcggcgggggtggcgccctcggtccggccgccgccgtggcctccgcggcgtcggcggcgaggctccTGGCTTCTGCGGTGGCGGGGTTCgcgcagggcgccgccgcctcagctATTGCCGCCGGTGCCATCGGGGCCCATGTCGACAGCGAGCGCGACCTCCGCCAACTCTCCAGG CTACGGTACAAGAGATGGCTTTGGTGGACACGATttggaatggtcatcacaatgCTGCAATTTGTGTTGACAATTTATTTGATGTGTATCATCATAAAAGACATCTTAGCTGGAGGCTTTTTAAAACAGTGCTTTTCAG GACAAAATCAGGGAAACAATGACTGGAAGCGTATCTTgttaataatttttcttgtcagtATGTGGGTGGCAATTATAGTTCAGTGCGCTACTGGTTCTGATGTACTAAGGTGGAGATCATTTTATGCATCCCATGATATTGCGTGGAGGGCACACTACCGAGAGGTGTTTGATCATGGAATCCGTGAAGTTTTGTGCTGTCTAGGGCGGGTTAAGTATTC GAGTGTGTTGGAAGATGATGATATATGTGTCGTGGCGAAGTTATTGGGTGACCTTATGGCTTATCGTGCATCTGGAACTGGTCATCTTGAGCTCATAGCAG AGTCATCTGTATCCCAAATGATTTTCCTTCAGGGCTTTCACTTCTGCAGAAATCTAAGCTCTCCACAGTTATTTCGAAATAACTAG
- the LOC120672669 gene encoding uncharacterized protein LOC120672669 isoform X3: protein MDAGVLSNVRWATACAALLNAAAASAGAAVAAVALRRCGGGGALGPAAAVASAASAARLLASAVAGFAQGAAASAIAAGAIGAHVDSERDLRQLSRLRYKRWLWWTRFGMVITMLQFVLTIYLMCIIIKDILAGGFLKQCFSGQNQGNNDWKRILLIIFLVSMWVAIIVQCATGSDVLRWRSFYASHDIAWRAHYREVFDHGIREVLCCLGRVKYSSVLEDDDICVVAKLLGDLMAYRASGTGHLELIAEI from the exons ATGGACGCCGGCGTGCTGTCCAACGTCCGGTGGGCCACAGCCTGCGCGGCGCTgctcaacgccgccgccgcctccgcgggcgccgccgtcgcggccgtcgcgctccgccgctgcggcgggggtggcgccctcggtccggccgccgccgtggcctccgcggcgtcggcggcgaggctccTGGCTTCTGCGGTGGCGGGGTTCgcgcagggcgccgccgcctcagctATTGCCGCCGGTGCCATCGGGGCCCATGTCGACAGCGAGCGCGACCTCCGCCAACTCTCCAGG CTACGGTACAAGAGATGGCTTTGGTGGACACGATttggaatggtcatcacaatgCTGCAATTTGTGTTGACAATTTATTTGATGTGTATCATCATAAAAGACATCTTAGCTGGAGGCTTTTTAAAACAGTGCTTTTCAG GACAAAATCAGGGAAACAATGACTGGAAGCGTATCTTgttaataatttttcttgtcagtATGTGGGTGGCAATTATAGTTCAGTGCGCTACTGGTTCTGATGTACTAAGGTGGAGATCATTTTATGCATCCCATGATATTGCGTGGAGGGCACACTACCGAGAGGTGTTTGATCATGGAATCCGTGAAGTTTTGTGCTGTCTAGGGCGGGTTAAGTATTC GAGTGTGTTGGAAGATGATGATATATGTGTCGTGGCGAAGTTATTGGGTGACCTTATGGCTTATCGTGCATCTGGAACTGGTCATCTTGAGCTCATAGCAG AAATCTAA